The sequence AGAGCGGTTCGCAAGGGACGTCGCGCTACGTCGATTCGTCGCTTGAACGCGTCCAGGTGAAGGTGAACAACTTCGTCCCCGAACGCTACGTGCTCACCTGTAACGGGGTTGCGGTGCCGCTCAGCCCGACGGGCATCGAGGGCGAGTTCGTCGCCGGGGTCAAGTACAAGGCGTGGCAGCCGTGGTCGGCCCTGCATCCGACGATCGGGGTCGATACCCCGCTCACCTTCGACGTCGTCGACCGCTGGAACCAGCGCTCCACCGGCGGGATGACCTACTACGTCTCCCACCCCGGCGGCCGCAGCTACGACACCTTCCCGGTCAACAGCTACGAGGCGGAGTCGCGCCGTATCAACCGTTTCTGGGGCTTCAACCATACGCAGGGAAGCGTCGAAGAGGTACCGACCCATGTCGTCGAACAGGCACTCCCTTCCAACGACGGGGAGACGACGCGCAAGGTGGCCGAGAAGCATGCCGGCGACAAGATCTTTGTCTTCCAGGAGCTGCCGCGCAGTGCTGAGTACCCGCATACGCTTGACCTCAGACGGAAGTGGACCAGGGTGTAAATGGGCATTTTCGACCGATATTTTTCCGAAAGCTCCTTCGACGAGATGGTCGATGCGCAGCGGCAGTGCCGTCCGCACTGGCAGACGATCTGCGACCAGATCGAGGCGGCCGGTATTGATGGGCTGAAAGCCAAACAGGCGGAAATAGACTGGAGCCTGGAAGAGAACGGCGTCACCTATAACGTTTACGACACGCCCGACGGTGTCAGCAAGCGGCGCTGGACCCTTGACCCCATCCCCTTTGTCGTTACGCAGACGGAGTGGCAGGAGGTCGTGCGGGGGCTGCGCCAGCGTGCGAAACTCTTCGACCTGGTGCTGCGGGACCTCTACGGCGATCAGCACCTGCTGCGGCAGGGGATCCTCCCCGCCGAAGTCGTCTATGCGCACAAAGGGTATGCGCCGGAGATGTTCGGCTTCGGGACGAAAAAGGATTTCGAACTCTTCTTCTACGCGACCGATATGGCCCGCGGGCCCGACGGAAAGTTCTGGGTCGTCAATGACCGCATCCAGGCCCCATCGGGGCTCGGCTATGCCGTTGAAAACCGCCTGAGCATGAATATCATCGCCAAGTCGCTCTACCCGGGGGTGCATACCCGCCGGCTTGCGGGCTTCATCGACGAGATGAAGGCGATGATCGACCGCCTCAGCGGCGGTGACCGCTCCAAGGCGGCCCTGCTGACGCCCGGGCCGCACAACGAAACCTACTTCGAACACGCCTACCTCAGCTCTTTGCTGGAGATCAGCCTCGTGCAGGGGGAGGATATGCTGGCCAAAGACGGGGCGCTGTGGCTCAAAAACCTGAGCGGCCTGACACGGATCAACACCCTGCTGCGCCGTGTGGACGACCGCTACTGTGACCCGCTGGAACTGAAAAACGACTCGCACCTGGGGGTCGCGGGGCTCGTCGACGCGGCGCGCCGGGAGAACCTGTCGATGATCAACCCGGTCGGCAGCGGTATCTTGGAGAACCTCGGCTTCAACCCCTTTATGAAAAACATCGCGCAGTTCTTCCTCGACGAAGAGCTGATCCTGCCGCAGATCGCCACCTGGTGGTGCGGGCAGCCCGGCGAACTCGAATACGTCCTCAAGCACCTGGACAAACTGATCGTCAAGCACATCGACCGGACCGAGACGGCCCAGGTCTACGTCGGCCGAAAGATGGACGCTCCGGCGCTCGACGCCCTGCGAAAACGCCTGCAGGAGTTTCCGCACCTCTACGTGGCGCAGGAGGAGATCGGTTTCTCCACCGTGCCGTACTTTACCGGGGAGTCCGTCGAACCGCGCAACGCCGTCATCCGCTCCTACTCGTTCAAGCGGGGCAGCAAATACTGGGTGATGAACGGCGGGCTCGTGCGCGTCGCTTCGCAAAAGGACGCCTTCCTGATCTCGTCGCAGAAAGGGGGGACCAGCAAGGACCTCTGGATCGTCGGCGAGGATGAGGAGCGCGCGCCGAGCAACCCCTTCAAGCAGCTGCCGTGCATCGACGCCTCCATCGACCAGATCCCGACAAGACGCGCGGAGAACCTCTTCTGGCTCGGCCGTTACCTCTCAAGGGCGATCGTGACGACGCGCCTGATCCGCTATGCCGTCAAGCGCCTCATCAACGTCTACCGGGACGAGTCGTATGCCTCGGCGGAGTCGCAGCACCAGCTGCTGCGCGCGATCACGCATATGACGATGACCTACCCGGGCTTCCTGAACAAGAAAACTTCCGAAAAGCTGCTGGAGAACCCGATGAAAGAGATCATCTCCGTGCTCAAAGAGTACAGCCGGGTCGGATCGCTCTCCTTTACGCTGTCGATGCTTTCAGGGGCGAATATCAGCATCAAAAATCTGCTGGGCATCGAGGCGTGGAAGCTCTTTGACAAACTCCAGTGGGAGTGGCAGATCTTCTGCAGCGCCAATACCCGCATGAACCGCACCATCGTCAACGAGATGGACAAGCTGCATATCAACCTGCTGGCCTACAAGGAGCTCGTCGAGGAGAGCATGTTCCGAGAGCAGGGGCTGGTGCTTTATGATATCGGCTACCGTATCGAAAGCGTCCAGCTGCTCATCTCCAAAGCGCGCTCCCTGCTCTGTCTGCGCCAGGAGAAGGCCGCGGAGTATGAACTGCTCGAAGCGCTGCTCAACACCTGTGAGAGTTTCAACGCCTACCGCGCCCACTACCGCAGCGCCCTGCAGCTCGAGAACGTCATCGAGTTCCTGCTGCTCAACCCGCAGTACCCCAAATCGCTGACCTACCAGACGCAGAAACTGCTCTCGGACCTCAAAGACCTTCCGAAGTCCCGCACCCACCTCACCGAGTACGAGGCGCCGATCTTCCAGGCCTATTCGCGCCTCAAACTCGCCACGGCGAATGCCCTGGTCGTCTACGAGGAGTCTGACGGCGTCTACACGGAACTCGATACGCTGCTTTCGGACCTCTCCGATCTCTTTATGAAAGCATCCGACGAGTTCTCCAAAACCTATTTCTCCCACTATGACGAGTGAGCCATGATCTACGATATCTTCCACGAAACGGTCTTCCATTATCAGAGCCTGGTGACCTTCAGCCACAACATCGCCCGGCTGAAGCCCAAAGAGGGTCGGGACCAGGAGCTGCTCTCCTTCCGTCTCGACGTGGAGCCGTACGCGTCGGAGGTCCACTCCTTCGTCGATATGTTCGGCAACACCAACCACCACCTGCTGCTGCGCGAACCGCACACCTCGCTGACCGTGACCGGGCATTCGCGGGTACGGCGCAAAATCAAAGAGGCGGAACGGGCGATCGAACGGATCAAGGCGGGGGCGCCCACCTATGAAAAAGCGCTGCAGCGGCTCGCAACCTTTCACGCGAGAGACATCGCCGCCAAGCAGTTCCTTTTCGCCTCCGAGCTGATCCCCGTCGAGGTCGGCCCGATCCGCGACTATGCCCTGGCGTCGTTCCATCCAAAGCGGAGCCTCTATGAAGCGGGCGAGGAGCTGATGGGGCGCATCTTCGAAGATTTCGAGTTCAACCCCGCCTTCAGCGACCTGACGACGCCCGTGGAGACGATCTTCGAGGAGAAAAAAGGGGTCTGCCAGGATTTCGCGCACTTCGCGCTCTCCACACTGCGTTCCATCGGGCTGCCGGCACGCTATGTCAGCGGCTACATCGAGACCGTCCCGCCGAAGGGAACGGTAAAGCTGTTCGGTGTCGATGCCTCCCATGCCTGGGTATCGCTCTATGTGCCCGGCTGCGGTTGGCTAGACCTCGATCCGACGAACAACATCATCCCCCTGGAGCAGCACATCGTCATGGGGCACGGCCGGGATTACCATGACATCTCGCCGCTGAAGGGGGTCGTTCGCGGGAGCGGACAGAGCCGTCTCAGCGTCCGAGTGGACGTGCGGCGCGCACCGGCGGAGGAAGAATCGGCAGAATCCTCACAAACACAAACACAGACACAGACACAAACGCAGTCTCAGTCTCAGTCACAATCGTCTTCGCCGTCCGATCCGGTTTAATGGATCTTGGCGATGCGGTAGGCCACCGCATTCTCGAAGATCAGCGAATGCATATAGGTACAGGTGATCATCCCGTCGCAGGGGGCAAGAAAACGGTGGACGACCTCACCCTCCAGGGCATGGACGATCTTGCCGATCGTCTCATCTTTTGAGACTGTCATCCCCGGTTTTTTCGTCGGGATAAAGATCCCGCTATGGGGGCTTTGGACGACCTCGATGCGTTCGCGCGTCACCACCGTAGAATCGTACCCGTTGAAGGTCTCGTACCGGATGATGCCGCTGTTGTTCAGGAAGTTGATGAGGCTATCGAGAATAACACGGGCCGACTCGGGATCGATCAGGGGCTGGTGCGGACAGACGACGGAACACGCTTTGGAACCCCACAGCTGCCAGTTGTACTGCAGCGACACCGTTTCGATGGATTCGGGCTCGCGGTGGTGGATGATCCTGAGCCCCAGCCTGCGCGCACTCTCTATATCTTCGTAGCCGGTCTTGTAGAGCTTGACGTAGGGCAGGCAGGTGGCGAGGTCGGACCGGGTCTCGAGGATGATACCGTAGTCGTAGCCCTGGATCGCTTCAAAGAGCTTGTGCGCGATGCGCTGCGTCGTTTCTCCCAGGCCGTACCCGGGGAACATCATGTTGATGTCGGTCTTGTCCAGGGGCCAGAAACGCTCGTTGATATTGAGTGCGTAGTGGTTGACGGAGGGGATGACGAGGATGTCGCCGAGGATCTTCCCGGTACCAAGTTTGTTGCGCAGGAAGTCGACGAGTTTCGAAGCGCTGTAAAGCGGCAGGGTCGTCGCCCCCTCCATGGCGCCGACGACGGCGACGCTCGGGGCCTCGGGGTCGCTGCCTTCGAAGAGGTAGCCCTCGACGAGCATCGGTGCGCGGCTGAGGGACTCGAGCTTCAGGATCTCAATTTTTTTCATCGCTCTCTCCGAAAATCCGTGCGAGCAGGGACCCCTCGTAGACGACGGGGTACTCGCGCAGGGTGAACAATACGCCGCCGTTTGGGGCGTAGAGGGATTCGCGTACCGTGCCGCTGAGCGGGTCGACGATATCGCCGATCCACTGTCCCGTTTCGATCACATCGCAGTGGTCGAGGGCCGGGACGAAGAGGCCCGCGGCGGGGGCGTTGATGTAAAAGACGTCCCCGACTTCGGAGGTGAACGATTCGCGGACCTTGAACTCCGTCAGGGTTTCGATGATCCCCTCCTCACGCATCAGGTTCAGGATGCCGCGCAGCAGCTGGCGTCCGTAGGCTTTTGTGAGGCGCATGCCGACGCCCATCTCGACAACGAGGGTTTTCGTGCCGCGGGAGTTCATGGTGTGCGAGAAGGTCGCCTCGAGCACCGTGACCGCGTCATGGATCCAGATGAAGTCGCAGTTGAGCTGTTTGGCCAGCGGGAGCGTCGCGTCCGAGAACTCTTTGTTAATGCGGATCTGCGGGATCTCGCGCAGAAAGATATTGGAGGAGTGGATGTCGATGGCGATATCGCTGCCTTCGACATCCTCGGCCAGGGCATGGACCAGCTGTGCCGGCAGAAAATCGTTGCGCGCCCCCGGGAAGGCGCGGTTGAGGTCGATTTCGTAGAGGGGAAAGCCGCGGATGATCGTATCGACCCCCAGGGAATTGACGGCCGGGTAGAGGTCCACGGTTCCCCGCAATGCTTCGGGGTGGTCGCGCAGCCACGCGGCCAGCAGGTAGATGACGAGCTGCCCTTCGAGTTCGTCGCCGTGGATGCCGCTGACGATGCTGATGCGCTTGGCATCGGCATCGGGTTTTTCCGGTGCAAAACGGGCGCGCTGGATGCGCAGCGTTTCCCCTACCGGAAGTTCGGAGGAGAAGATTTCGGTGATTTCGGGGGTCATTTTCAGTAGACGACCAGCTCGTCGATCAGGGCGTTGATGGCGTCGAGGTTGGCTTCTTCGTCCGTGCGGGAGATGGCCAGCTTGGCCTCGGGCGCAATTTTCTGCGCCGTCTGGAGGATGGTGTTGAGGTACTCGATGGGTTCTTCACCGTCCTTGCCGTGGCGCAGGTGAAGATCGACCTTCTCGATCAGTTTGCCCAGGCGGACAAAGTGGTCGCTTTTGGTGCGGATCAGTCCACGGTTCATGCTGCCCCAGATCTCGTTGATGAGCGAGAGGGCGTCATCGACAAAGCGGTAGTCGACGTAGACGGCGCTTTTGGACGCATGGTCGAAGAGCTCGGCGAGGTGGATCGTCTCTCCGAAGGCGTCGGTGTCGATGTAGGCCCGGGAGATGATCGCATTTTCGCGGGCGAAACGCATGATCTCCGCCAGGTTCGAGGGGTGATCGCCGAAGATGGCGTTGTCGAGGAACTGGGAGGCGTTGGCGTACTCGAGATCGATCTCGAGCTTCTCGAAATAGCGCTTTCCGGCGTCCACGTCCGTGTCGATGACGCAGTCGAAGATCTGGATGACATCGACGAGGGTGCTCTCGACCCGCTCCAGGTGGCGTCCGAACCAGTAGAGATTGGTGGCGACGTTTGTACTCAGCAGTTGATCCATCTTAGAGCTCCATTACCCAGGTGTCTTTGAAGCCGCCGCCCTGCGACGAGTTGACGAGGTAGTTGCCCGCCTCCATCGCATAGCGCGTCAGCCCGCACTCCCAGACGTTGATCTTCTCGCCCATCACGACGTAGGCGCGGAAGTCCGCCTTGCGGGGGCTCAGTTCCCCCTTGATGAGACACTCTTCGTCGTAGAACTCGACGAGCTCCTGTGCGATAAAGCGGCGCGGGTTGGCTTCGATGATCGTCTTGAGGTCTTCAAGCTGGATCTTCGACATGGCGTGCCCGAACATGACGCCGTAGCCGCCGGCTTCCGCGACATCCTTGACGACGAGTTTGTCGATGTTGTCGAAGATGTACTTCTTGTCCTTTTCGAAATAGGGCAGGTAGGTCGGTGCGTTGTGCATGATGGGCTCTTCGCCCAGGTAGTACTTGATCATCTGCGGCACGAAGTAGTATATTCCTTTGTCGTCTGCCACGCCGTTGCCGACGGCATTCATGATCGCGACGTTGCCCGCGAGGTACGCTTCGATGATGCCCGGCACGCCGATGAGGCTTTCGGGGTTGAAGAACTTGGGGTCGAGGAATTCGTCGTCCAGGCGGCGGTAGACCGCCCCGACGCGGATGCGGCGGCCGTCGTAGTTCTTGAAGTAGAGGACCTTGTTCTCCACGACCAGTTCGGCGGCGCGGACCAGTTCGGCCCCGATCTGGCCGGCGAGGTAGCTGTGCTCATAGTAGGCGGAGTTGTAGCGGCCCGGGGTCAGGACGACGTTGATACCGCCGGTATTGACGTGATCCATCGCATTGCGCAGGTACGACGAGTACTGCTTGATCGGTTCGATCTTGAGCTCCTCGAAGAACTCCGGGTAGATCTTGCGGTAGGTGTCGCGGATGGAGAGGGGGTAGCTCGCCCCGCTGGGAACGCGCAGGTTGTCCTCGAGGATGACCCATTCGTCGCTCTGGGTATCCTTGACGAGGTCGATCCCGTTGATATGGGTCCGGATCTTCTGCGAAGGGGAGAAACCGACGAACTCCTTGAGGTACCCTTTGGCCTGGTGGATGAAGGCTTCGGGAATAACGCCGTCCTTGACGATCTTCGCCTCGGTATAGAGGTCTTCCAGGAAGAGGTTCAGGGCCGTGATGCGCTGCTCGAGGCCGCGCTGCATCTTGCCGAACTCCTGCTTGGAGATAATGCGGGGGATGACATCAAAGGGCAGTGATCGTTCGATGAAGTTGCCGTCTTTGTAGAGATTGAAATTGACAGCGAACTTGTCCATATAGCGCTGAAACTCTTCGACTTTCTGTCGATCCTGCCGGGAAAAAATTTCCCAGAACTTTTCGTGTAGTTTTCCGGTTTCTTCTATCAATGTATCTCCCTTGATGCTTTTATGCGAACATCACTCCATTCCGTGGAACCACGGTGCCAAGGGTGGTGTGGGTATAAAAGATCATATTGCATGTTCTATGAGAAAATGCTTTTATTCTGTGTTTTTGTGATTTTGTTTTTTCGTCAATCCACGGCGGGCTAACCGCCCCGGTCCGTCGACTTGATGAACAGGCGTTCTTTCGGGCTGACCCGGAGCCCGTTTCCGGCGGCACAAGGGTAATAGTCGGTGCGTTTCCCCTGCATCTATGCCACTACCAGATTGTCGAAGAGGTCGTTGATGGCATCGAGGTTTGCTTCGTCGTCTTTTTCGTCGATGGGCATCTCAGCCTCGGGCGCGATGCGCTGTGCGGTGATGAGGATATTGTGCAGGTAGACGACGGATTCGTTCCCGTCCTTGCCGTGGCGGAGGTGCAGGTCGACCTTTTCGATCAGCTTGCCCAACCGGATGAACTGGTCGCTTTTGCGCCGCAGCAGACCGCGGGCCATGATCCCCCAGATCTCGTTGATGAGCGAGAGCGCATCGCCGATGAAGCGGTAGTCGACCTTGGCGTCGGTTTTGGCCGAGGTGTTGAGGAGGTTGAAGAGCCTGATCGCCTCTCCGAAGGCTTCAGTGTCGAGATAGGGGCGGCAGATGATGGCGTTTTCACGGGCGCTGCTCATAATACGGGCGAGGTTGGCGGGATGGTCGCCGAAGACGGCCTGCTGCAGGAAGTCCTGGGCATTCTTGTACTGCAGTTCGATGCCGAGCTGTTCGAAATAGCGTACGCCCGCCTCTTTGTCGGTGTCGATGACTTTGTTAAAGAGTTCCAGCACGTCGATCAGGGTCGTTTCGACCCGCTGGAGGTGGCGGCCAAACCAGTAGAGGTTGGTGGCGACGTAGGTGGTAAGCAGCTGGTGCTTATGGCTGTTCTGGGGCCAGGTTTCGACGAATTTGATGCTCGGGTACTGCCGGTAGTCGGCATAGCCGTTGAGGTAGTCGCGGAGCCTCTTGAAAAGCGTTACGGCATTGAAGGTCCAGATATGTTTCGGGTCTCTGTCGACCGGGGGTACATGTACTGCGTTCATAGTGCGCCTCCTGCTGTGACAGCGGGTTGAGTCCGGCTCAAACACGGTTTCGAGCGTATATTTTGACCATTATAGAACGGCAAATGAAGGGGAGGGGTAATTGTCTGATTAACTTTTGAACAAAAAGCTCTTTTTTAGCATGAAGTATTGGAAAATTCACAGAAACAAACTGTAAAATCAGACGAAAACGCGGAAGGGAATGGCCATCGGCCCGCGAAGGGTTGGATGAGGCAACGCACCCGGCAGGCGGTGCTACAACATATGTTTTACGCTTGGGGCTGAACGTCTTCAAAGCGCTCGGCGCGGTTGTGGACCGATCGGATCATATCGCGGAAAACGAGAAAATGCAGGGGGATGAGCAGGTACCAGTACAGACGCCCCCACACCCCCTTCGGAATGAAGTAGGCGCTCTGCACGAGGCGGTCGCCGTCGATCCTGAACTCCAGCCATGCTTTGCCGGGGAGTTTCATCTGCGCAAAGAGCAGCAGCCTTTCGTCCGGCACGACATCGACGACCTTCCAGAAGTCGAGGCTGTCGCCGATGCGGAGTTCATTCTGCGACCGGCGGCCCCGGTTCAGCCCGGCGCCGCCGGCCAGATTGTCGAAGAAGCCCCGCACCCTCCAGAGCGGGTCGTAGGCGAACCAGCCGTTCTGCCCCCCGATGGCGCAGACGCTTTTGAAGAGGGCCGGAGCCGTACGGTTCCCCAGCGGCAGGGTCTTGCGGTCGACGAAAACGGCGTCGGCGATCGAACGGCCGTGGTCGGTTTCCCAGACGTCGCCGCCGCGGTCGCTCCAGCGGCTGAGTACCTGGTTCTCCTCGGCCTCCTTGAGCGCCCCGGCGACGGCGCTTTTGAACGGGGCCGGCCGGATCGCCGGGAAGAGCCGTGCGGCGTTGTCGTTCTGCACGACGACTTCGGAACCGAGTCCCTCGATCAGGGAACGCGCCACGCCGTAGGGCACGGGCGTGAAGAGGTTCAACCAGTACGAGGAGAGGGTGACGGAGAGAAAGGGGACCGGGAGGATCAGGCGCTTCAGTCCCATCACGCCGGCGCATTGGCGCATCATCTCCCCGTAGGAGAGGACCTCCGCCCCGATGTCTACCCTGAGGCTGCCCGTGATCGCGGGGCTGCGGGCGGCGTCGAGGTAGGCGATGACGTCGTTGACGCCGATGGGCTGGGCGCGGGTACTGACCCATTTGGGCGTGATCATGACGGGGAGTTTCTGGATAAGGTTCCGGATGATCTCGAAGCTCGCGCTCCCCGACCCGATGATGACACCGGCGCGGAACCAGAGCACGTCGATCTTGCCGGGGCGGGCCGAGAGGAGCTCCCCGGTCTCGATCCGGCTGAGCAGGTGTTCGCTCGTGCCCGCCGTCTTGACGCCGAGGCCCCCGAGGTAGACGATTTTTTTCACCCCGGCCCGCAAAGCGGCGTCGCGGAAATTGACGGCGCTGGTGCGGTCCTTCTCGGCAAAATCACCGCTGCCCAGGGAGTGGATGAGGTAGTAGGCGACGTCTATTCCTTCCATGGCCTGTGCGAGCGCTTCGGGCGTGAAGGTGCTTCCCTGGATGACCTCGGCGCGTGCGCGTACCGCGCTTCCGAGGGCGTCGGGGTTGCGCACCAGCAGGCGTAAAGAGACGTTGGGGTCTTCCAGCAGCAGCCGCTTCAGCCGCCGCCCGATATACCCCGTGGCCCCGGTCAGAAGAATGCGTTGCTTTGGTGTATCTGTTTTCATAATATTTATTGTAGCACCGATTGGCATCAACCGGAGGCTTCAAGTGACTGCGGTCAGTGTCTCAGCGGCTGCTCTCTAGGTACGAACGCAGCGCCATGGATTTGGGGTAGGGGTCGAGGAAGGTCTGCTTCAGGAGGTAGTCTACCCCGTACTTCGCGGCCAGGAACCGGATGGTGCTGACCGGCGTCATCAGGGTCAGCAGTTTGGCGGCGTAGTCGTCGATCTGTTCATGCAGCATCGCTTTTTCGGCGGGGGTGAGAAGGCGCTTGAAGAAACCGGCCATATGCTCGAGGACGTTGCGGGTGCGCCGCAGGGAGCTTTTTTCGGCGATGGCGCTCTTGAAGAGGTACTCATAGGTCTGCATCACCTCCGCCGGCGTTCTGTTCTCGGCGTTGGCGACGACGCGTCCCATCTGCCGGTAGAGGGCTTCGTCCTTGGCCTGCAGCAGAAACTTGTTGACGGTGTGGAAGCGGACGAGGTCGTGCATGCCCCGGCATTCGGCTTTCATCCGTTCGAAAGCGTCGTAGGCGAAGAGCTGCATGATGAAGTTCTCCCGCAGCCATGCGTCCTGCAGTCGGGCCTCCTCCTCCATCGGCAGCAGGGGGAAGGCCTCTTTGCACCGCTGTACGAACAGACCGTCGTGCTTGCCGTCGCTGTGGCCGTTGGGCAGATGCATCTTCGCGCTGCCGAAGCCGCAGCTGGGCGATTTGGCCTTGAAGATGATACCGGTGAGCGGTGCCCCGCGGAGACGGTCGAGTTCCGTCTGCACGCTTTCGGCGAGCGCAGCCGTGACATCACCGCCTGTTTTGTTCGAAAGGACGTAGGCATGGGTGTCGTCGTGGACGAGCCTGATCGAGGGGCGCGGGGTGCCGAAGGCGAGGTGTTCCGGGCAGAACGGCACGAAGGTTGCGTACTCCGCGAGCGATTCGGTCAGAAAACGGAAGTGCTTGTGGCCGCCGTCAAAACGGACTTTTTCGCCGAGCAGACAGGCAGAAACGGCAATGGTCATGGAAGCTCCTTTCAGCGGAAGATATAGGTCAGTTTGAACATCAGCCCCGCAGAGGGTTTGATGCGGTAGCTCTCCAGGGCGTCGGCCGCATGGTCGTAGAGGTGGATTTCGCGCCTGAAAGCGTAGAGCAGGTCGCTGCTGAACTCCCACTGCTCCGCCGCGCTCAGGCGCACCCCGGTGCTCAGCTGGTAGTCCTGGGCTTCCAGGTAGCCCCTGGGTTCGATGCCGCTGTCGTCTGCGAGCCTTATGACGGCCTGCGAAAAGAGGAACCCGGCCCGCAGCAACACGCCGGGGGCGACATGGTACCCGGCAAAGGCGCGCGGGAAACCGACGACGGCGGTAAACCCGTCGTCGGCACGGGCGCGGTAGCTGTAGCCGATGACAGGGAGGGCGAGGGTCGTGATGGGGTGGTAGTTGACGAAGGCCCCCATCTGCAGCGAGTGGTCATGGTCGATCTTGTATGCGAAAAAGCCGAAGATCCCCCCGCCCAGGGCATTGCCGTCGAGCTCGCGTTCGTAGGTGGCGTTCATGTTCACCGAGAGGAGCATGTTCCAGTGCGGGTCCAGGCGCTGAAAGAAGTTGCCGAAAACCCTGAACTGGTTCATCTGTTCGATGGGGGCTTTTCCCCGGTAAAACGGGAGGGACGCTTCATCTTTCCAGCTGAAACGCCACCGCGCATAGTTGATGCCGCC is a genomic window of Sulfurimonas sp. HSL1-2 containing:
- a CDS encoding transglutaminase family protein, translating into MIYDIFHETVFHYQSLVTFSHNIARLKPKEGRDQELLSFRLDVEPYASEVHSFVDMFGNTNHHLLLREPHTSLTVTGHSRVRRKIKEAERAIERIKAGAPTYEKALQRLATFHARDIAAKQFLFASELIPVEVGPIRDYALASFHPKRSLYEAGEELMGRIFEDFEFNPAFSDLTTPVETIFEEKKGVCQDFAHFALSTLRSIGLPARYVSGYIETVPPKGTVKLFGVDASHAWVSLYVPGCGWLDLDPTNNIIPLEQHIVMGHGRDYHDISPLKGVVRGSGQSRLSVRVDVRRAPAEEESAESSQTQTQTQTQTQSQSQSQSSSPSDPV
- a CDS encoding circularly permuted type 2 ATP-grasp protein, encoding MGIFDRYFSESSFDEMVDAQRQCRPHWQTICDQIEAAGIDGLKAKQAEIDWSLEENGVTYNVYDTPDGVSKRRWTLDPIPFVVTQTEWQEVVRGLRQRAKLFDLVLRDLYGDQHLLRQGILPAEVVYAHKGYAPEMFGFGTKKDFELFFYATDMARGPDGKFWVVNDRIQAPSGLGYAVENRLSMNIIAKSLYPGVHTRRLAGFIDEMKAMIDRLSGGDRSKAALLTPGPHNETYFEHAYLSSLLEISLVQGEDMLAKDGALWLKNLSGLTRINTLLRRVDDRYCDPLELKNDSHLGVAGLVDAARRENLSMINPVGSGILENLGFNPFMKNIAQFFLDEELILPQIATWWCGQPGELEYVLKHLDKLIVKHIDRTETAQVYVGRKMDAPALDALRKRLQEFPHLYVAQEEIGFSTVPYFTGESVEPRNAVIRSYSFKRGSKYWVMNGGLVRVASQKDAFLISSQKGGTSKDLWIVGEDEERAPSNPFKQLPCIDASIDQIPTRRAENLFWLGRYLSRAIVTTRLIRYAVKRLINVYRDESYASAESQHQLLRAITHMTMTYPGFLNKKTSEKLLENPMKEIISVLKEYSRVGSLSFTLSMLSGANISIKNLLGIEAWKLFDKLQWEWQIFCSANTRMNRTIVNEMDKLHINLLAYKELVEESMFREQGLVLYDIGYRIESVQLLISKARSLLCLRQEKAAEYELLEALLNTCESFNAYRAHYRSALQLENVIEFLLLNPQYPKSLTYQTQKLLSDLKDLPKSRTHLTEYEAPIFQAYSRLKLATANALVVYEESDGVYTELDTLLSDLSDLFMKASDEFSKTYFSHYDE
- a CDS encoding alpha-E domain-containing protein, translated to MNAVHVPPVDRDPKHIWTFNAVTLFKRLRDYLNGYADYRQYPSIKFVETWPQNSHKHQLLTTYVATNLYWFGRHLQRVETTLIDVLELFNKVIDTDKEAGVRYFEQLGIELQYKNAQDFLQQAVFGDHPANLARIMSSARENAIICRPYLDTEAFGEAIRLFNLLNTSAKTDAKVDYRFIGDALSLINEIWGIMARGLLRRKSDQFIRLGKLIEKVDLHLRHGKDGNESVVYLHNILITAQRIAPEAEMPIDEKDDEANLDAINDLFDNLVVA
- a CDS encoding M14 family metallopeptidase; the encoded protein is MKKIEILKLESLSRAPMLVEGYLFEGSDPEAPSVAVVGAMEGATTLPLYSASKLVDFLRNKLGTGKILGDILVIPSVNHYALNINERFWPLDKTDINMMFPGYGLGETTQRIAHKLFEAIQGYDYGIILETRSDLATCLPYVKLYKTGYEDIESARRLGLRIIHHREPESIETVSLQYNWQLWGSKACSVVCPHQPLIDPESARVILDSLINFLNNSGIIRYETFNGYDSTVVTRERIEVVQSPHSGIFIPTKKPGMTVSKDETIGKIVHALEGEVVHRFLAPCDGMITCTYMHSLIFENAVAYRIAKIH
- a CDS encoding M14 family metallopeptidase yields the protein MTPEITEIFSSELPVGETLRIQRARFAPEKPDADAKRISIVSGIHGDELEGQLVIYLLAAWLRDHPEALRGTVDLYPAVNSLGVDTIIRGFPLYEIDLNRAFPGARNDFLPAQLVHALAEDVEGSDIAIDIHSSNIFLREIPQIRINKEFSDATLPLAKQLNCDFIWIHDAVTVLEATFSHTMNSRGTKTLVVEMGVGMRLTKAYGRQLLRGILNLMREEGIIETLTEFKVRESFTSEVGDVFYINAPAAGLFVPALDHCDVIETGQWIGDIVDPLSGTVRESLYAPNGGVLFTLREYPVVYEGSLLARIFGESDEKN
- a CDS encoding alpha-E domain-containing protein, whose amino-acid sequence is MDQLLSTNVATNLYWFGRHLERVESTLVDVIQIFDCVIDTDVDAGKRYFEKLEIDLEYANASQFLDNAIFGDHPSNLAEIMRFARENAIISRAYIDTDAFGETIHLAELFDHASKSAVYVDYRFVDDALSLINEIWGSMNRGLIRTKSDHFVRLGKLIEKVDLHLRHGKDGEEPIEYLNTILQTAQKIAPEAKLAISRTDEEANLDAINALIDELVVY
- a CDS encoding circularly permuted type 2 ATP-grasp protein produces the protein MDKFAVNFNLYKDGNFIERSLPFDVIPRIISKQEFGKMQRGLEQRITALNLFLEDLYTEAKIVKDGVIPEAFIHQAKGYLKEFVGFSPSQKIRTHINGIDLVKDTQSDEWVILEDNLRVPSGASYPLSIRDTYRKIYPEFFEELKIEPIKQYSSYLRNAMDHVNTGGINVVLTPGRYNSAYYEHSYLAGQIGAELVRAAELVVENKVLYFKNYDGRRIRVGAVYRRLDDEFLDPKFFNPESLIGVPGIIEAYLAGNVAIMNAVGNGVADDKGIYYFVPQMIKYYLGEEPIMHNAPTYLPYFEKDKKYIFDNIDKLVVKDVAEAGGYGVMFGHAMSKIQLEDLKTIIEANPRRFIAQELVEFYDEECLIKGELSPRKADFRAYVVMGEKINVWECGLTRYAMEAGNYLVNSSQGGGFKDTWVMEL